In Runella sp. SP2, the genomic window GTTCGGAACGCTGTTCCACCCGTTGTCTATCGTCAAACTCTTGCATCATGCCTTAGAAGGAACTCGACCCGACGAGCGTTTATACGTTGAACACCAAGGCATTTGGTTTCATTACGATTTTCATTCGTCGATGTGGGCGGCTTCACGTGAAGAACTGCGGGAACGGCTTGTAGCAACATTGACCGCCGTTCAGCAATGGCTTTCTCGCACCGAAGTGCTCATTATCACCTTGGGTACAGCCTTTGTGTATCGTCACCTCGAAAGTGGTCAGTGGGTCGCCAATTGCCATAAAACGCCGAATTCGGCCTTTCAACGGGAATTGCTACAAACTGAGCAAATTGTGACCGCTTTTGAAAGGCTTTTTGCCAAACTTCCTGCCTCCCTTAAAGTCATTTTTACGGTCAGCCCTGTACGACATACCCGCGATACGCTGCCACTCAACGCCGTCAGTAAGTCGCTGCTGCGCGTGGCTTGTCACGAGTTATCGGAGCGAGGGTATGCGTACTTTCCTGCCTACGAACTATTGCTCGACGACCTCCGCGATTATCGTTTTTACAAATCAGACCTCATTCACCCCAGCGAACAGGCCGAAGACTACATTTTTGAGCAGTTTTCTAACGCCCATTTTACCAAAGAGTTACAAAAATTTATCCAAGAATGGCAAAAGATTCGACAAGCGATCGGGCATCGTCCGCTATACCCCAATACCGCTAGTCATCGTCAATTTTTAGAAAATTTGCTTCAAAAACTGCAAAAAATCGCTATTTTCGTTGATGTCAATTCCGAAATAGCTACGGTATCCGAACAACTTTCTGTATTTTAAAAAAAGGTATTCTGCTCGACAAATCCACCCCAAACGCCGTTTTTTAACAAACATACTATGGACAAAATGGGTTTTAGTGGTATATTTGCCTTAAAGCATGAAATCAGCAAGTGTTACATACATCCTAAAACAAATCGTTTGTTGGACTTTGCTCCTACAAATGATTCATGTGTGTATTGCCCCTGTGCCACCAATAATTTTAGAAAAAACGGCCACGCTTTACCGCGATAACACCTGCCATCAGCGCCCGAAAAACTTTCTCACCTTGCTTACTTTTTCGCTGGCTAATTCCATTACAAGTAACACAGATGCCCCTGTCAGTGAAAAAGGAAGTGAAAGCTCCTTTCTTGAAGATTTCAGCATTGGCCTTATTTGGCCGCCGTTTAATGTAGAGTTTTTATCCATCCAACTCACGGAAGAGTTGGACGCCAATTTTGACCATTATTTAGGACTTCTTGAAACGCGAGAAATAGAACCCATTTCTCCGCCTCCAAACTTCAGCTAGCTTCTCTTATCAGGGCCTTATGTTAAGTGCTCTGATGACTTGGGTTTCCAGGTTTTTTGCCCTGCGTTTTCCACCTACTGTATAATTCAACACAACCATTATTTCTTATGAGAGTAACCCTAATTTTCACTTCGGTGATTGGGCTGTGCATTTCTAGCTGCTCGACCGCTGATTCTAACCAAACCACTACCCAAGAAAAGTACCCTGTTATTCAACCCATTACGATTGACACCGTCTATCATACGGATTATGTTTCGGACATCAACTCCGTTAAAAACGTTGAAATTCGTGCTCGGGTCAAGGGCTACATTGAAAGCATTCATGTCGATGAAGGAAAGACAGTACGAAAAGGTCAAGTGCTTTTCCGTATCAGTAATCAAGAATATAAAGGCGATTTATTACGCGCTACGGCCGTGCTAAAAAGCGCCATTGCTGAGGCCAAAACTGCTGAACTTGACCTACTAAACGTCAAGAAATTGGTGGATAAGAACGTTGTATCCAAAACTGAATACGACATGGCCAAAGCCAAACTCGATGCCCTCAATGCCCGCATCGAAGAGGCTGAATCGCAAGAGCAAAGCGCCAAACTCAAGCTGTCTTTTTCGGAAATAAAAGCACCTTTCGACGGCATCATCAACCGTATTCCCAACAAAATCGGAAGTTTGATTGACGAAGGAACGCTTCTAACGACCATCTCCGACAACCAAGAAGTATATGCTTATTTTAATGTTTCAGAAAAAGAATACCTCGAATTTGCGGCAAGTAACAAACAACCTGACAACCGTAATCAAGTATCGTTGATTCTGGCCAACAGCGAAGAGCATCCGCACAAAGGCTTCGTCGAAACCATTGAGGGTGAGTTTGATAACGCCACGGGAAGCATTGCGTTTCGGGCGCGTTTTCCTAACCCTGAACGTATTCTCAAACACGGTTCGAGCGGAAAAGTACGCATATTACGCAAAGTCAAAAATGCGCTTGTAGTTCCGCAAAAGTCAACGTTTGAGGTGCAAGATAAAATGTACGTTTATGTAGTGGACAACCAAAACAAAGTCCAGATGCGAAATATCGTGCCTAAACTCCGAATGCCGCACTTGTACGTGCTCGAATCGGGGATTAGTCCCAGCGACAAAGTCATCTACGAAGGGTTGCAAGACATGCGCGTAGGGATGTCGGTACAGCCTGAAATGAAGTCGTTGGCCACCATCCTTCCGCAATTGGCGCAGCAATAGCCGCTGCGATTCAACCCATTGTCCCACACAAACTCGTACCATCATGTTTACTTTGTTTATCAATAGGCCCGTCCTATCGATTGTTATATCGCTTATCATTACCCTGCTGGGGGCGCTTGCCATGACCCAGCTCCCTGTTACGCAGTACCCCGACATTGCCCCGCCTGCTGTAACCGTAACAACCAAATACACAGGGGCTAACGCCGAAGCTTGCTCCAAAGCAGTGGTGACACCCCTCGAACGCGCCATCAACGGTGTACCAGGCATGACTTACATGACCTCCGTGTCGGGCAACGACGGTACCAGTATCATCCAGGTTTACTTTAAAGTAGGCACCGACCCCGATTTGGCTTCCGTAAACGTCCAGACACGGGTAGCCACTGTCCTCGACGAATTACCTGAGGAAGTAATCAAAGCGGGGGTATCGACCGAAAAAGAGGTAAACAGTATGTTGATGTATATCAACCTCTTGAGCGAAGATACGACCGCCAATGAAGAGTTTTTGTACAACTTTGCCGACATCAACGTCGTGGCAGAATTGAAGCGGGTCGATGGCGTTGGTTTTGCCAACATCATGGGGCAACGTGAATATTCGATGCGGGTATGGCTCAAACCCGACCGCATGACGGTTTACAACGTTTCGGCTGACGATGTCATTTCGGCCCTCCGCAACCAAAACGTGGAAGCGGCCCCAGGAAAAATCGGGGAAAGCTCTGGCCGCAAATCGCAGTCGTTGCAGTACGTACTTCGCTACACGGGAAAATTTACCGACCAAGCACAGTACGAAAATATCATCATTAAGGCCAATCCAAGTGGTGACATTTTGCGCCTGAAAGACATTGCCGACATCGAATTTGGTTCGTTGAACTACAACGTTTTATCCAAAGAAAACGGCCGTCCTTCTGCGGCGATTTTGCTCAAGCAACGCCCTGGTTCAAACGCCAGTCAGGTGATTGCCAACGTCAAAGCCAAAATGACGGAGTTACAGAAAGCATTTCCACCAGGCATGAAATACACCATCAGCTACGACGTATCGCGCTTTTTGGATGCCTCCATTCACGAGGTTATCAAGACCTTGATTGAAGCCTTTATTCTGGTAGCGCTGGTAGTGTTTATTTTCTTGCAAGATTTCCGCTCTACGCTCATTCCTGCTTTGGCCGTACCTGTGTCGCTTATTGGTACATTTTTCTTTATGCAAATGTTCGGGTTTTCGATTAACCTGCTCACGTTGTTTGCCTTGGTATTAGCCATCGGAATTGTGGTTGACAACGCCATTGTGGTCGTTGAGGCCGTTCACGCTAAGATGGAAGAAAAAGGGCTAAATGCTAAAGAAGCCACCATCGAGGCCATGGACGAAATCAGCGGCGCCATTGTGGCCATTACGCTCGTAATGACGGCTGTGTTCGTGCCTGTGGCATTTATGGACGGCCCATCGGGGGTATTTTATCGCCAGTTTTCGATTACGATGGCCATTTCAATCGTGATTTCGGGGGTCAACGCACTGACCCTTACACCCGCGCTTTGCGCCATCATGCTCAAAAGTCACCACGGCCAGAAAACTACGTTGTTGACTCGATTCTTTGACGGATTCAACAATTGGTACAACGGCGTATCAGACCGTTACCGTTCACTAATTAATGTCATCGCCAACCGTCGGGTTGTGACCTTTGCCATGTTGGCCTTCTTTATCGCTGCCACCTGGGGAACCAACCTCGTACTTCCATCAGGTTTTATTCCAACGGAAGACCAAGGTACGATTTATGCCAACATCACGACGCCGTCGGGTGCTACCCTCGAACGTACCGAAGCCGTAGTGGATGAAATCGAAAAAGTAAGCCTAAAACTCGATGCCGTAGAGTCGATTTCAACTTTATCGGGCTTTAGTTTGATGACCGACGGTGCGGGGGCTTCGTTTGGGATGGGAATGATGAACCTCAAACCTTGGGAAAGTCGCAAAGAATCGGTCGATGACGTGATTACTTTGTTGTCCGAAAAAACCAAACACATCAAAGACGCCGATATCCAGTTTTTCCCACCGCCTGCCGTGCCTGGTTACGGAAACGCCAGTGGATTTGAGTTCCGTCTTCAAGACCGTACGGGAAGTGGCAACTTGCAAGCCATGGAAAAAGTGACAAAGGCATTTATCGAAGAACTCAACAAGCGCCCCGAGGTAGTCAATGCCTTTACAAGCTACGATGCGAGTTTTCCGCAGTATTTGATTCACGTTGACAACGAAAAAGCGGCCCAAAAGGGCGTTTCGGTTGACAATGCCATGAACAACCTGCAATCACTCATCGGTAGTTTTTATGCCACCAATTTCATTCGTTTTGGACAAATGTACAAAGTGATGGTGCAAGCCTCACCCGAATACCGTACCCAACCCGACGACCTGTTGAAATTGTACGTCAAAAACACTGAAGGCGAAATGGTGCCATACTCAGCCTTTGTGCGGATGGAACGCGTGTATGGTCCCGAGCAACTTACCCGCTACAATATGTTTACGGCCGCGATGATC contains:
- a CDS encoding GSCFA domain-containing protein, yielding MHFRTELIVPESPYKITLQTPVLTLGSCFAEVIGTKLVENKIPTLSNPFGTLFHPLSIVKLLHHALEGTRPDERLYVEHQGIWFHYDFHSSMWAASREELRERLVATLTAVQQWLSRTEVLIITLGTAFVYRHLESGQWVANCHKTPNSAFQRELLQTEQIVTAFERLFAKLPASLKVIFTVSPVRHTRDTLPLNAVSKSLLRVACHELSERGYAYFPAYELLLDDLRDYRFYKSDLIHPSEQAEDYIFEQFSNAHFTKELQKFIQEWQKIRQAIGHRPLYPNTASHRQFLENLLQKLQKIAIFVDVNSEIATVSEQLSVF
- a CDS encoding efflux RND transporter periplasmic adaptor subunit; amino-acid sequence: MRVTLIFTSVIGLCISSCSTADSNQTTTQEKYPVIQPITIDTVYHTDYVSDINSVKNVEIRARVKGYIESIHVDEGKTVRKGQVLFRISNQEYKGDLLRATAVLKSAIAEAKTAELDLLNVKKLVDKNVVSKTEYDMAKAKLDALNARIEEAESQEQSAKLKLSFSEIKAPFDGIINRIPNKIGSLIDEGTLLTTISDNQEVYAYFNVSEKEYLEFAASNKQPDNRNQVSLILANSEEHPHKGFVETIEGEFDNATGSIAFRARFPNPERILKHGSSGKVRILRKVKNALVVPQKSTFEVQDKMYVYVVDNQNKVQMRNIVPKLRMPHLYVLESGISPSDKVIYEGLQDMRVGMSVQPEMKSLATILPQLAQQ
- a CDS encoding efflux RND transporter permease subunit; its protein translation is MFTLFINRPVLSIVISLIITLLGALAMTQLPVTQYPDIAPPAVTVTTKYTGANAEACSKAVVTPLERAINGVPGMTYMTSVSGNDGTSIIQVYFKVGTDPDLASVNVQTRVATVLDELPEEVIKAGVSTEKEVNSMLMYINLLSEDTTANEEFLYNFADINVVAELKRVDGVGFANIMGQREYSMRVWLKPDRMTVYNVSADDVISALRNQNVEAAPGKIGESSGRKSQSLQYVLRYTGKFTDQAQYENIIIKANPSGDILRLKDIADIEFGSLNYNVLSKENGRPSAAILLKQRPGSNASQVIANVKAKMTELQKAFPPGMKYTISYDVSRFLDASIHEVIKTLIEAFILVALVVFIFLQDFRSTLIPALAVPVSLIGTFFFMQMFGFSINLLTLFALVLAIGIVVDNAIVVVEAVHAKMEEKGLNAKEATIEAMDEISGAIVAITLVMTAVFVPVAFMDGPSGVFYRQFSITMAISIVISGVNALTLTPALCAIMLKSHHGQKTTLLTRFFDGFNNWYNGVSDRYRSLINVIANRRVVTFAMLAFFIAATWGTNLVLPSGFIPTEDQGTIYANITTPSGATLERTEAVVDEIEKVSLKLDAVESISTLSGFSLMTDGAGASFGMGMMNLKPWESRKESVDDVITLLSEKTKHIKDADIQFFPPPAVPGYGNASGFEFRLQDRTGSGNLQAMEKVTKAFIEELNKRPEVVNAFTSYDASFPQYLIHVDNEKAAQKGVSVDNAMNNLQSLIGSFYATNFIRFGQMYKVMVQASPEYRTQPDDLLKLYVKNTEGEMVPYSAFVRMERVYGPEQLTRYNMFTAAMINGDAAPGFSSGDAIRAIQEVAAQKLPKGYTYEWSGMTRDEILSGDQAIYIFIICLIFVYLLLAAQYESFLLPLPVLLSLPTGIFGAFFFLAVLGLQNNIYAQVALVMLIGLLGKNAILIVEFAILKRSEGYTPLQAAIEGAASRLRPILMTSFAFIAGLIPLMMASGAGAIGNRTIGTAAAGGMLFGTVFGVILIPGLYVVFETLSDRMSRKKKKEVAHLTHEVNA